GCGCTGTCGTCATCCATCAGCCAGGCATGGGAAAGCCGCATGCGCAGGGCGTCATAGACGATGTTGCCGATTGCGGCACGATCGCCGGAGCCCGCAAAACGATGCGCGAGGCCCCAGTCCTTCAGCGCGTCGGCGACGGGCCGCTTGCGGGCATCGATATCCGCGAGCACAGAAATCGCCCCTTCGAGGCGGCCGCCCAGACGCATTCAAAGTCTCCTAATTGCCATGGCCTGCGACCGATCCGCACGGGCGCGACAGGCGCGGGGCGGAATGTTCACAAGTCTCAACCGCGTGGTAACCGCGATTGACGGCAAGAGCAAGCGCCGCTAACGGCGCAGCTGGTTGTCCGGCAGTACGCCTTAGCTGATTACCTGGTAGCAGACCTTCGCCGTGCCGGAGCTCACCATGCCGATATTCTGGGCGGCGGCGCGCGACAGGTCGAGCACCCGGCCGCGGATGAACGGACCGCGATCGTTAATGCGAACGACGACGGTGCGGCCATTGTTGCGGTTGGTGACCTTCACCTTGGTGCCGAACGCAAGCGAACGATGTGCGGCAGTCAAGACGGCAGGGTTCATACGTTCCCCGGAAGCAGTTTTGGAGTGAAGTGCGTACCATGAAGCACCGCCGCAACCATCTCCAGCAAAACTCTCCGCCGGAAGCACGGAAGAGCAGCCTGCAATAGTTACGGCAGCGATAATAGAACGACGTATTTTCTTCAAAACAGAGTATCCCTCAACTATTGAACGCAACGCCTCAACAGGCGGCGGGGCTTAAATCTGTGAAAAAGTGGCGAAAAAGTGCCGCGGTTGATCACGGAATATTACAATCTGTAACATTCGTGAGCGCGACGGGGGAATTTCGGAAACGGGCGGCGATCACTGCGACAGAAAAAACACAATGAAATCAGTTAAAATCCGAACGAATTTTTCAGAAGAATGGTTAACATCCCGGCGTTCACAAAAATCGCAAAAATTTTTTTCCGACTTTGCCATATTTGCTGCCACATTTGCGCAAATTTAAAGGCCGTTAACTATAATAAAGGGCGAAAATCGTCCCGCCAAATGCGGAAAGTAGGAATTTCCTACTCATTTTGGGCGATGACGTCGGTCACA
This Rhizobium sp. NZLR1 DNA region includes the following protein-coding sequences:
- a CDS encoding septal ring lytic transglycosylase RlpA family protein, which gives rise to MKKIRRSIIAAVTIAGCSSVLPAESFAGDGCGGASWYALHSKTASGERMNPAVLTAAHRSLAFGTKVKVTNRNNGRTVVVRINDRGPFIRGRVLDLSRAAAQNIGMVSSGTAKVCYQVIS